Proteins found in one Streptomyces sp. NBC_00461 genomic segment:
- a CDS encoding alpha-ketoacid dehydrogenase subunit beta yields MTTVALKPATMAQALTRALRDAMAADPTVHVMGEDVGTLGGVFRVTDGLAKEFGEDRCTDTPLAEAGILGTAVGMAMYGLRPVVEMQFDAFAYPAFEQLISHVSRMRNRTRGAMPLPLTIRVPYGGGIGGVEHHSDSSEAYYMATPGLHVVMPATVADAYGLLRAAIASDDPVVFLEPKRLYWSKDSWNPEHPTDVEPIGRAVVRRSGRSATLITYGPSVPVCLEAAEAAQAEGWDLEVVDLRSLVPFDDETVGASVRRTGRAVVVHESGGFGGPGGEIAARVTERCFHHLEAPVLRVAGFDIPYPPPMLERHHLPGVDRILDAVGRLQWEAES; encoded by the coding sequence ATGACCACCGTCGCCCTCAAGCCGGCCACCATGGCGCAGGCCCTCACGCGGGCGTTGCGCGACGCCATGGCCGCCGATCCCACCGTGCACGTCATGGGCGAGGACGTCGGCACCCTGGGCGGTGTCTTCCGGGTCACCGACGGGCTGGCCAAGGAGTTCGGCGAGGACCGCTGCACGGACACGCCGCTGGCCGAGGCGGGCATCCTCGGGACGGCCGTGGGCATGGCGATGTACGGACTGCGGCCGGTCGTCGAGATGCAGTTCGACGCGTTCGCCTATCCGGCGTTCGAGCAGCTGATCTCGCACGTGTCCCGCATGCGCAACCGCACGCGCGGCGCGATGCCGCTCCCCCTCACCATCCGCGTCCCCTACGGCGGCGGCATCGGCGGCGTCGAGCACCACAGTGACTCCTCCGAGGCGTACTACATGGCGACTCCCGGGCTCCATGTGGTCATGCCCGCCACGGTCGCCGACGCCTACGGCCTGCTGCGCGCCGCCATCGCCTCCGACGACCCGGTCGTCTTCCTGGAGCCCAAGCGCCTGTACTGGTCGAAGGACTCCTGGAACCCCGAGCACCCGACGGACGTTGAACCGATAGGCCGCGCGGTGGTGCGGCGCTCGGGCCGGAGCGCCACGCTCATCACGTACGGACCGTCGGTGCCCGTCTGCCTCGAAGCCGCCGAGGCCGCACAGGCCGAGGGCTGGGACCTCGAAGTCGTCGACCTGCGCTCCCTGGTGCCGTTCGACGACGAGACGGTAGGCGCTTCGGTGCGGCGGACCGGGCGCGCGGTCGTCGTGCACGAGTCGGGCGGGTTCGGCGGCCCGGGCGGGGAGATCGCGGCCCGTGTCACCGAGCGCTGCTTCCACCACCTGGAGGCGCCGGTGCTGCGCGTGGCCGGGTTCGACATCCCGTATCCGCCGCCGATGCTGGAGCGACACCACCTGCCCGGCGTGGACCGGATCCTGGACGCCGTGGGGCGCCTGCAATGGGAGGCCGAGAGCTGA